The genomic DNA AAACAATCCATGCCTAACCCTGCCTCAGAGAATTGTGATGAGAACCCATTGGGATCATGGATACGAAAACTGCTGTGCCCATGTGAGGTGTGCTTTATTGCCCTGCTTATATAGGAACCACCCCACAGGAAATACTGCCAGGTGTCTAAGTCTGAACTAGAACTTGGGTCTCTGCCCCAGTGTTCTTTCTACTCCCCTGGGTCCTGCCTTGCTGTGTGTCTCCTGACTTTTTAGTACAGGATCTGAGGTTAAACCCTCTCTTGGTAACTCTGTGTGCACTTTCTCCTACAGGCTTAACAAGCCCTTCATGGATTATGGCGACACGGTGATGCACGGCCTGGAAGCCAGCCCCAGTGCCTGCCTCCAGACCCATGCCCACTGGGGAAGGTACCTTGTTCTTGCTCTGCTGGAAGTGGAGTGAGCTACAGGAGGTGGAAATGTGGCTTTCAGGGATGCCTTCTTCCCTGGAAAGCTGACTCGTGTGGCACAGAATGTTGGGCTTTCCACAGGGAAGGGGTTCACTGGCAACCTTCCTGACCCAGCCCCCCTCCTTGTATACCTCCAGTGACAGCATGCTCATTCCTTTGTTATGCAGCTTTAATATTATTGACTTATTTATGAAACTGTATTTATCCTGTTGTACTATGTACCAGGCCCTGGAAATACTGTGGGGAGCAAGGCAAACAGGCTTTGCTCTCACAGAACCCATAATCCAGTGGGAAAGACAAGCATTACACAGTTTAGGAGATAGTCATTCATAACCATTGGGATGAGTgtgatgaaggaaggaaatactagTTGCTACTGAGCAGGTAAGGCGATGTGTGTGGGCTCATGTGGTCTTCCTAGGTTGGAACAGTTGAGATGAGCCCTGAaggaaggaattcttttttttttttttttgaggtgtaaTGCAACTTCATCACTTtattcaaatctttaaaatagtctTTATTCTACATTTTTAGTATAAAAAATCCACAAGTTAAGTGCACCACAGTGTAGAGAGAGACATACAACGCTGACCTTCCATAACAGTCAATGGTACAGTCAAACATCACATGGACAGAACACAAAATTTAGAtgaactgaaattataaaataaaataaaatccaatttcagaaaacaaaaatcaaaatattaaggaTCCCTGAAATATTCTTAACCCTAATGAGATTTCACTGGACTCAAGTCATTTTGTAGTGAGGGATTCATAACATGACCCCATTAACCCAGCTGAGGAATTCTCAGGAGCCATGAGGGCTTACATCAGGTACTCTGACAATCAACAGTAACCAATTTTTGGATGGGAAAACTTCCCCTAATTTGGCTCTGACGTCATCAGGCTTTTGAAATGCATCCTCCTCCTTGCCCCCACATTTTAAACAAACCTGTTTATAGTACAGTTTGCATTGATACCCTTTGTTCAAATAGAGCTCTGTTTTTCTGGCACCAAAGCAAATTGGGGTTTGGTTCATGGATGAAGAAACAGCCTATGAGGAGGGTCCAAGAGGCACCCTCCACTTTTGCCTGAGGAGATACAAAAGCAGAAGTAATGGGGCCTGTGCTTGGGGCACAGAGGGGGTTTCAGAGGATCCTTGTGAAAGACCAGTTAAAAGATGGCAAGTGGGACAAGTGCAAGGAGAGAAGGGAGTTAGTCTGACTGGCTTTCTGTCCTGCACCATTGATTCAATGGAGATTGGTGGGAAGGAACTGGAAGAGACTAGAGGTGAGGGTGGGACATGGGGCAAAGgatggaaaggagggaaaggCAGACAACTAATGCGTTTCATTTATAACAAGTAATAGAAATCAAAGACTTAAAGGAGATTAAAGACCAATCAGAATAATTTGGCAACTTTAATTCTTAGGAGATCAAAGTTCCCTCCAAACCTAATTTGATGTTTTATTAACTAAGAGCAAAGACCAGTATGGTACAGTATTACTCCAGAGGAATTAAAGGAAGATCCTTAGGGCTGCTTTACCCACATTCATTTTATGAATGGATGCCTCCCCTACCTCAAAATGCTTTAAGGAGGTACTGCTACCATTACATGGTTCCTTATtaagtttgaaaagtgcctgaaAGTTTGGGCACCAGAGAGACACCCCAACAACGTGTCTAAACTGCAACTTCAGGTTAATAGGACTAAAGCAGTTACATTGTGAGAAGTGCTGAAGGTATGTGATGTCTTTCCCGTCACAGAGGTGGCCTTGGTTCTTCACCAGATGGTGTAgccaccatctgagccacccatgaaGAAGTTTCCCTTCCGCTGAGTTACGAGGACATTGGCTCCCTGCATGGCTGCAAGCTGAGCAGCATGGGGAGGGCATccagggggtggaggaggaatGTTGCCAGCGGTAGCCCCAGCTCCAAATCTGGCACCTGCATCATACCCTCCTTCCACCAGCATTGCTGAACCAGGTGGATAGATGGGGCCAACTGGATAATAAGCCATAGGGATTGTGGAACCTAAAGGTCCAACAGCCACAGATTAGGCCATGGGAAGGTACAGTGAGGCGCCAGGAAATGCAGCTGAcatggtggggactgtggcagcCCCTGGGTGCACAAAGCTCGGCTGGTAGAGCTCTGAGTAGGCAGGTAGAGCATCAGTATAGGGTGGAGCCTGAGGAAGATGCAAGGTCTGAGGGTACAGTGGATTCCCAGGAGGCTGCACAGGGTAGGTTGGCTGCGTTGGATATTGACCTTTGCTGTTCATGGTGGCTGCTGGTCCGGTTCGGCTCGGCGTCGCGGACGGTTATTTTTTTCGTCCTCTTCCTGTTCGTAGTCACTTCCGTGTCCGGAAGGAATTCTTAAGAATAAGGAATTACCTAGGGGAAAGTGGGCAGCCTGGATGGCCTTCCAGGAAGATGGAAGAACAGAGCATGAAGGTCTGAAGCAAGATGGAATGCGTGACAGTTTCAAGGTACAGAACGACAGGGAGCTTGAGGGCATAGTCAAGGAGATGAGGCTGAAGAAGAATCCAGGGGTCCAAGCAAACTGTACATTTTAGACCCTcctaaaggtttttgtttttttctttaaaacaacaaagaagccactggagggttttaatCAGGCAAGTGATCATACTTGTATTGTTTAAAGATCTCTCTGGCTTCGGTTAGGAGAATACATGGTAAGTGAGCAATCGTAGATTAGGTCAGACCCAGGGAGGGGGCTGTTGGCAACATCCAGGCAGATAGCAATGACACCTGGGACCAAGCTGGTAGCAGTGGGGATGGAGAAAAGTGAATTTGGTTATGCTTTGGATCCCAGGactatgggaaaaagaaaagtcaaggtTGACTCAGATTTCTGATGACTTTTAGTTTAGACAAGTTGGGTTTGAGGttcaagtggagatgtcaagtgGGTAGTGATATGTATAGGTTTGAACCTATCTTCATGCAGGACATACAGAACTGACGTCATCAGCCATGAAGCCAGGGAGCAGAAGACGTCCCTTAGGGAGAGAGTTTATAGTAAGAAGAAAAGTGTATTTTAgaaaaggcacacacacacacaagacctTAAGGACACTTTGCTGAACTGACGTCCTCCTCCTGCAAACTGCTGTCTTTTGCTTTCCGGACTGACACAGAACAAGTCAACCCCCTCCATCCTCGGTACTTGGAACTAAATCTgctcttttgtctttgttttcaggCCTGTGCCCACTCCATCTGCCTACTCTTTTCTGAGTACCATCTAGGTCAAAGTCTCTCTTAAATCGTGATACTCTGAACCATTACAGCCCTGCTGTGTGCCCTCTCACGAAATGTAGTTTGCAGAGCATCATGGCTCTGGCACCTCCCTTGGCCCAAAGCCCATTCACATACTGAATCAATAAATTGAGCCTCTGAGCAGACGAAGAAGACTTTGGGATGATAACCAGTATTTTCCCAGTGTGTGACCCAAGAGGAGGCTTTGCCTGTCCCTTACTCCTCAAATCCTTCTACCCATCGTTGGACATAGAAAGCAGCTTTTCCTGCTCTTTTTAGGGACCTTGCTCCACTAATCATCTCCTCTCCTATAACTTGAACTTCTTTTTGGATCTGTGGGCTCTTCCTCTCAACAATTAAATGCATTCACGTGTCtccatcttaaaaaatattaatataaactCATGAAGTTTCCTGGACCTCACACCGTCCTTTAGCTGCTATCCAATCTTCTGTTCAGCAGCTGCTTATTCAACAGATATCTATTGAATACCTGCAGTGTGTCAGGATGTGTCGTGGGAATGGGTCTACAGTGATGACCAGAATGGGCACCATCAAGACTGGAGCTCACACTTAGTTCTGTGAAAGAACAGCACACCCTCTGACTTTACTTCCATTCATCTGGTTCACACCTCTTCTGTGGGTCACCTGGCTTTTCTGTCCTTAGACTTCTGTTGAAGGTCTTTCCACCAATGTCCTAAAAGACCTCCTTATTGCACCTTCTTTGCCCTAGAGAACCAGTCAACAGTGTGGGTACAATGAACTGTTCTCTTCTCCAGATGTTTTCTCCTCCCTTGGCTTCTATTAAACCCTTCCCCTGCCCCTAGTTTCCCACCTACCTCTCTGGCCAGTCCTTGGCTTTCATTGCAGGCTCCTTTGTTCCTGTCTTCCCTTTAAATGTTGGTGTTCTCTAGGGTTGGAACACcaccttctcttcttctccctctgcatgctccCCAACACTGACCTGCCTTCTCAAGGCTTTATCCATTTCTGACAAATCAATGTTCCAGACCCTCATACACAGTCGTCTCCTGAATGTCTCCTATAGGAGCCTCAGCCTCAACAATTCAGATACTGAATGTGTCACTTCTTCACCTTCCCCTAAAACCTGTTCCTTCCTTCCAGTTCATTTCGTTGTCCTAGCCAAAGCCTGTAGGAACCTTTGATCATtgcctttccctttcccccacaTGTTAGTGGTGACCAAGTGTGGTTAAGTTCTAGCTCCCTAGTACCTCTTAAATTGCTTTAATTCTCTCCTCCTAATGACCACGTTTTTGTCCAGGCTGCTGGACACCTCTGTTATTTTAAGAATCTGCTATGCGGCCTACCCATCCTGAGTCTTGCCCCCTCCAGTGGATTCCCCACAGCCAGAGAAATCTGCCTAATCCCTCTGCTGAAATGCTTTCCTCACTCCTCTCCATGTTCTCCTCCtcgtctttttaaaaatttctctctttcttccccttcccaagGGACTCCTGCTCAGGTATTGGTTTTTCTATGAAGGCTATCTGCTCTATAATTAGGATAAAATATCCTTTTCACTGTGGCTCTTAGTGCCATATTCTTTTTTGGTCACTAATCTATGAACCACTCGAGGAGGGGACCATGTGTTATTTGTATTTCCTCAGAGCCTAATacggtgtctggcacatggtagaacAAATTTTCATGTTAATGATAGCTAATAAAAATGGTGTGCTTACTTCCCTACATCAATTAGTATCAATTATGAGAAATGCCGCAGAGCCAGGTGTGGGGGAAGGTTCCCAACCATAAATAATTCCTCCACTTCCTGAGCTGGGAGTGTGAGGGTGGttgagaaacacttttttttttttaaagaactattgtTACCTCACTTCTTACTGCCCCATTGTTGATTGTGTTAGCAGAAGCAAGGGTGCTGGTACAGGGTCACCAACCCCTGGGGACAGAAATAGAAATGACAAACCAACTCTTCTTTTataacatgttttctttctctctcctctcttccaggAATATCGTGAGCTTCTTCCTTATAGTCACCCAGCTGGGCTTCTGCTGTGTGTACATTGTGTTTCTGGCTGATAATTTAAAACAGGTAGAGTCGTCTAGAGAAGGTGGAAAGGGAAAGGACATGGAAAAGGAGGGTCCTCTGTGA from Neomonachus schauinslandi chromosome 7, ASM220157v2, whole genome shotgun sequence includes the following:
- the LOC110586885 gene encoding DAZ-associated protein 2-like isoform X2; protein product: MNSKGQYPTQPTYPVQPPGNPLYPQTLHLPQAPPYTDALPAYSESVAVGPLGSTIPMAYYPVGPIYPPGSAMLVEGGYDAGARFGAGATAGNIPPPPPGCPPHAAQLAAMQGANVLVTQRKGNFFMGGSDGGYTIW
- the LOC110586885 gene encoding DAZ-associated protein 2-like isoform X1, which encodes MNSKGQYPTQPTYPVQPPGNPLYPQTLHLPQAPPYTDALPAYSELYQPSFVHPGAATVPTMSAAIPMAYYPVGPIYPPGSAMLVEGGYDAGARFGAGATAGNIPPPPPGCPPHAAQLAAMQGANVLVTQRKGNFFMGGSDGGYTIW